In the bacterium genome, one interval contains:
- a CDS encoding cyclase family protein — MKNCALFVVFWLVWIPAHAFELGDHQLIDLSHSYGDDTLYWPTSPSRFEKQQLAYGPTDGGWFYSSNSVCTPEHGGTHLDAPIHFAADGLTTDQIPLKNLIAPGVVIDISQKAANDRNYRLSVADVEAFEKKHGRIASNTIVLLRSGWSRFWPDAKKYLGDDTPGDASKLQFPGYGAESARFLVESRKVSLLGIDTASIDYGKSDDFTVHRITAALGVGGLENLTGLEKLPPVGFLVMALPMKIAGGSGGPVRVVAVVPR, encoded by the coding sequence ATGAAAAACTGCGCATTGTTTGTCGTCTTCTGGCTGGTATGGATACCGGCCCATGCCTTCGAACTGGGTGATCACCAATTGATCGACCTGAGTCATTCCTACGGCGACGACACGCTCTACTGGCCAACCTCTCCCTCGCGTTTCGAGAAACAGCAACTGGCCTACGGCCCGACAGACGGTGGCTGGTTCTATTCCTCCAACTCCGTCTGCACTCCAGAACACGGCGGCACGCATCTCGATGCCCCGATTCATTTTGCCGCGGACGGCCTGACTACAGATCAGATTCCGTTGAAAAATCTGATCGCCCCGGGCGTTGTCATCGATATCAGCCAGAAGGCGGCGAACGATCGAAACTATCGACTTAGCGTTGCTGATGTAGAAGCGTTCGAGAAGAAGCACGGACGCATCGCTTCAAACACGATCGTACTACTGCGGTCCGGCTGGAGCAGATTCTGGCCGGACGCCAAGAAATACCTCGGCGATGACACCCCGGGGGACGCCAGCAAGCTGCAATTCCCGGGTTACGGTGCCGAGTCCGCCCGGTTCTTGGTCGAGAGCCGAAAAGTATCGTTACTCGGCATCGATACGGCCTCCATTGACTACGGCAAGTCCGACGACTTCACGGTGCATCGCATAACAGCTGCGCTGGGTGTTGGCGGACTCGAGAACCTGACCGGACTCGAAAAACTACCGCCTGTCGGTTTTCTCGTCATGGCACTACCGATGAAGATTGCCGGTGGATCAGGTGGCCCGGTGAGGGTGGTGGCAGTCGTGCCCAGGTAG